The genomic window ACATGTATATCTGTGAGCATAATACAAAAAACAACTGTTAATTGTGTCAAGTTTTACCATGGCCATCCCAATCACATGacaacttgttttcttttttttcctgtttgtttgttttacagcaAAGGAAGATACCCAAAACAAATGATTTATTGAACAGAAGTTTAGCCAAAGGAATACTGAAAACCACTGCACCTTTTGTACTTCATCTCAGATTTCCCTACTTTACCTGTAAAATGACTTCTTCTATTTGACCACTATTCAGTTTGTCCTGTAGTTTTTGCACATCAGTCTCCTGTgtattcaaataaataaatattttactcaGAAGTAGAAAGCCCACATAAAGCATGAAGACAGTAATTTAAACAGATCACACCCCAGTCTTCCTCAAAGCTACCATCAAATTAGCTGCCTTTTATCATTTTACATTATCAAAGAAATCTCACACTCATTTGttattgaaaaacaaacatcaaaCTGTCAGTGGTTAAGTAGAAAGAATAAATACTACTTCATGGCATCCAAAGAAGTATCAGCATCTAATGGGTTTAGTATGTATCTCAAAAAATCTTGTTCTAAGATTTTTATAGAATTATATGCAAACTTTCAATTATAACCTTAAATATACAATACTTGTATTGCATAGTTAAATGTACCAAAAAGTGGTTTTATAATATTGAATGCAAGGATTGTACTAAGAGCACATGAATTTTTCAGTGCAAGTGTGTGAAAATTATCCCTCTCCTAGGAATCTTCAAAAACCCTAcgttttcttctaattttcacTGAACATCAGTAGGAAACTAACAATTCCTTTTAATATGTCATAAAAATATCCCAgtcaataacaaaaataaacctcAATACTTCAGTTATTTCTGAATTGATAGCTGAAAGTTACGTGTGCTTCTGAAAAACAACCAGgccttttgaaaataatttttctcatcCTACAAATTTTTTCAAGGGCAACATTAATGAAATAGCACCATGCTTACCTTTTTCACCAAATCAAATCGCTCATTTACAATCTGCTCCGTGTATTTCCTGTATGCCGCATCTTTGGGAATGTTTTGAAGGACACCAAGGATTTTTGTGTACAGAATTCGCAGGCGCTGAAATAATCACAAGACGTGgttaaaaaaacacaccaacTACAATTACTTAACTTCTTGTCCTACTTAACCTATACACAATCTATACACAAAATACAGTGGGTTATGGTATTCAATACAGAAGTGTAGAATTAACTAAGTGTGAGCCACTGAATTCCATCCTGGGTAAATCAGGGATTTATCAGGACTGAAAAGTTACCGCTGTCACACtcctcaaattaaaaaaaaaggaaaaaacaggaaaaaaaaggaaaaaagttgcaATCTGAAGTACATTtgatgcaaaatgaaaacaataaaagcTTTCTTTCTAATACTaagtgctctgaaaaaaaagaagttctgagttaaaaatagatttaaattaaacctgaaaatttatttctggatTTAAATGCAGGTATAAAGGACACAACGAGGTGAAAAAATTGAAGCTTTTGGACTGGGTAACTGTATCTAATTGATGAGGAATGGATGCCCTGTATGAACACTAAGAAATAGAAGCagaatacaaaaaaatacaaataagaaaaaccaggaaacaaaaaggaaactgCCAAAGAATCTACACTTCAACTAAAACATAGTCCAGTTCTTTACTCTTGGCTTTTGAGACACTGAAAAAACTACAATGTAGTAAGTTCACCCAAAAGGTGCCTGACAAGGCTGTAGATTAAAACCGAATAATTTTTACAGAACAGTAGTGATTTTTTCAATGGTTCTTTGTGACACTATTCTTAAGTAATGGCAtcaaaagcatttttgaaaTAGAATTGTTTTATAGTAAGAGATTTCAAAGTGGAGAACTTAAAAGAATTACTGAAGTTCTTCCAAAGCTCATACCTCCTGAATAAGCATGCTGTGGCAAACTTATTTCCATTAATGAGCCTGAGGAGGTAAAAAGAAAGCACCGAACTGCTACAAAAACCATCTAATGCAGTTCCCAAGAACCACTGAAGTATTCCAGCCTCAACAGTGCTTGCCATCACAGGGCCTTGATATGGCTTTCCACCACTTGGTTAGTCTCTATCATGTAAAACTTAATAAGTAACTGAATTTGAGTTCTTTGTTTTGgcattgaagaaaaaaatcaaatattggTCGACAAAAGTACTTATACAAAGGAGGGTTTTGAATTCAGCACATGCTATAAAAACTACATGTGTAAAAAAGTACATGCATTAATCTtttaagaattaattttcttcctttatcgCTGTGaaaaatttttattgtttcattcAGTTGGCACCAGTTCAAGGTACACAGCACACCTACAGATTCAAAAACATCACAAAAGCCTTAGATCTGACAGTTTCCAGTAGGGACAGAACAAGACACCTGACGTACCTCGTGAGGGTTTTCAGTTACAGCCAATCCTACAAGTCCAGTGGTCTGCACAGAGAGCATAAATACACTTAGCATACCTAAGCATCTATTTCCACGCTGACCATTTTGTTTTTACTCAACATACATCTGCCGGGGGGCATTCCGAGGCACCAGCAGGGCGTCCCGCCACACACCCGCAGTGCCACAGTCGGGGAGGGCGAGTGCCGAGAGGGCCAGCTCACCTTGCCGAGCGGCTGCCGGGGCGGCGCCGGCGCCTCCGCCTCCTGCCACCCCACTCCGACCCGGGCAAGGGCCCCGGGCCCTGCGCTGCCCTCGGCCCTTCTCGGCCAGGGCACCCCGCTCGTTCCCACCCCGCCGCTCGGGCACGCCCTGCGTTGTCCCCAGAGCAGGACCCCGCGCTGGGGCAGGAGCCGGCCCGGCCCGAGGCCCCGGCGCCGCCTCACCTTGCGCAGCGCCCCAGCCATGGCGCTCGGAGGACACAGCGGAGGGCGCGCACTGCGCAGGCGCCGCGGCGGCCCCGGCAAGTGGGGCGGGACACCCGCATGCGCAGATGCCGTGGGGAGGGGGGGGTTGCCCTGGCGCTGCCGGTGTGGGGAACGTCCCTTGGTGTGATCgcttaataaagaaaaaaagaaaataattctgtaaaatgctgtcagaaaataaagaacttAATTAAGGGACTTGATATAGAGacagtgggagaaaaaaaacagtgaaaagacAGGTTAAACTATTGGTAGCGATGAAGATCCAGTTGTCCTTGTATTAAGTCTTATCAATATGTCTAGCTGCTAATTTAAAGTGTGAGTTTTGCATAGGGAGTAACACTTGATAATGATTGTGTTGTAACTTTATAAGAAGGATATTAAGctattggagagtgtccagaggaGTGCAATGaaaatggtgaagggccttgaggggaagtgtgtgagggattggctgagggcacttggtgtgttcagctggagaaaaggagactgaggggagaccacattgcagttacaacttctttGTGACgggagaggaggggcaggcactgatctctgtggtAACCaatgacaggacctgagggaatggcctgaagttgtgtcaggggaggtttaggttggatattataTGAAGGTTCTTCAtacagagggtggttgggcactggaacagactccccagggaagtggtcacagcacagagttcaagaagcaactggacaacactctgagcacgtggtgtgactcttggggatgggatggtcctgtgcagggctaagtgttcaactcagtgatccttgagagtcccttccagctcagcatagtCTGTGATGCTATGATTCTATTGTATTTTGGacaaatttttctttataatttctTTGTCCTGCTCTTGAGCTCCTCCTTTCCTTAGCTGGTGAACAAACTTGTCAAATTAAGTTTCACATTGTTGACTTCTCCCTGAAAGCCACTCCTTTAATAAAACATGCACTACCACCAACCCATAACTAAAGCAAAATCATTAGTAAGGCAGTTCAATGCCACCCAGACACCCGACCCCATCATATctcggaagctgagcagggtcagccccagttagtacttggatgggagacctccttggaataccgggggctgtgggTTCTAGccctgaggatttcactgtcaccgtccaagcttgttcggccatggcagatgaaccttaggagttaaaggggtggggccagttctgtgcacgctgtgcctcaactaaaaaatccactgcacaggctcaaaggacacacccacgtgagtagagcccttcccaaatctttgtttgcgaagcctggccatgatgaatACAGTTTATATCAAAATTCAGGGTTTGTGCTTCCCCATTTCTGCATGCTATTTCAGATTGCATGAGAAAGACCTGGAGTTTCTTTCCAAAGCACAGAGACTCTCTTTCTTATCAAAATGATGGTCTTTAAaagtttctgcattttttaattagatCATCCCTgcattttccccctctctctgaTGTCCAACCAGATGATCTATCTTGTGTTTGCACTAACTGACCACAGCACAAATTGCTCTGTGCCAGGCAATCATTTAGCTCATCATTCAAACAGTAGATCTGACTGTCTCTTTAGACAGCCCAAGTGTGTAGGTGTCCTTGTGACATCCTAGTACAAAAGGTAAAAAACAGTAGGCCTTGTTGATGGAAATGTTCATAAAATCAATCCCAAAGTGATACTGTAGGAAGTTCCCCAAATTATCAAGCCCTGTTTCAATACataatttagtttaaaacttAACAAAGCCAAGACCTAAGTATTATCAGTGTACATTCAATAAGTACATACATACAGTGAAGCCTTGCAAATTGCCATATGATTTGGTATCTGGACAAAAGTCTTATTTACTCTGCATGGAACATAAATGATGTCAGAGTGGAACCACATGCTTTATGCAGCAATGCAGAATGTTACTAAAAAtataggaaaatcaaaacaATCCTGCGTTTCTAATGTGGATATGCACTAGTTCTGATAATGTCTTGATTAtgtaaaggaaattaaagaacTCAAggtaaataattaaaatatttgtggtCTATGTATtatatacttttctttttaattcaataAGAATATGTTTCTCTCCATGTAACCTTTTAGCCAACAGTAGAGCAAGATCTCAGCACTGTTTCTGTCTGCTTCTGTTGTGTTGGATTTTTCTAGGAGCATGCCACACTAATTTAGGTCACACTGGCAAAAGAAATTGCAATGAATATTATTTATcattaaatgttttttattatCTTGTGTTCAGAGATTGAAATGCATGTAGTGCCTTACTTAAGCTTACAGTTTTATGGTTCTGTAAGTGCAAGTGAATCAAGGGACACTGAAGAGTTCAGAGTATacaatttcatttcattatAACAATAAAAGCGAAGTTGGAAGTTTGTTATGTACCCTTATTGTCTGTTCCTTTTGGTAAAGATGGTAACTACTTGGTTAAAACCAAAGCAAGACAGAGGTTTTGAATCAGGGATGTGTTTCCAACTTCTTCTTCATCCCAGGCCTGGGATTTAACTTGCTGGGTACTGCTGTTTGTGACGTTACTCTGGGGTTATTCCATTTTTGCATCACTGCTGTCTGTGCCATACCTTCTTCTTTGTCCAATTTCAGGTTATTAAATCTAGTTAAATAAGTACTGTAATTGTCTGTCATTGACTGTATAAAGCTTTGCATCATGTCAGCCTCAGAGAGAGAGGTCATTGTTTGATGGTGTAAAATTGTGGAATCTACAACTAAAGGCTAAACCTTCTCAGATTTGTTgtgatttaaataaatatgcTGCCAGATTTTCTTAATGTAGCCCTTGAAAATAATTGgcaagtaatttattttcttaatgggAATTGTTTAACCAATGGGGGCACAGATAATCTTCTTTTACCTCCCAGACCTCGTGTAACATTTGATGAGATTTTAGAGAAGTCATATGTAATACTTTCCTGTGGGTCAAGTCAGCTTATGTTACAGTTGTACAAGGTCAGACCTTAATTTATCTAGCAACTGCTTATTTAATTTTAGAAGTATCACAGGACACCTCAGCTTGCAGGGCACCATTCCTGGCTGTTCAAAATGCAGGCCCCAGATTAACAGTGGCAAGATAATGGTTTGAAAAGGTGAGAATATGGTATGCTTGCCCATTAGACTAACAGAGAAATAGTTTAAAACTGTAATATTTAATAGACTGAGTCCAAATTTAGATtgctattaattattttattgccATGAATAACCCCTTTGCATGCCTATAAGGACCCTCTATTTATAGAGTGCAGCCAAGATTGTCTAGTTTATTTTAAGGTTAAGAAATTAGAATAACATTAACTCTCACATAACTTAGGTGTTTAAAAGCAGTGAACACTTGATACACTTCTTTTCATGGAAAGGTACAATTTCCATGATTAGCAAGtagttcatttttttccaatgaaaaaagagtaatttagagagcaaaacttttttcttttccaaggaaaacaTCAAGAAGTTATAGCTAGCTTTTCAGGCatgaatgtgaaaaaaaagtcagaaaaatatcAGACTACTCAAAATGTTCTGTAAGGAAAATATTCTTGGTAATACAAAAAGTAAAACTCATTTAGAGTAAGCATTTGCAGTTGTTTGTGGTGATCTAGTGCATGGATCCAGCTACTGATAAACAGCCAAGGGTGAATGGAAGAAAACTTTTCTGCTGAGCTTTTTAGCCTTTTTATTGCCATGTAATGTAGCAGgatgtctctgctgctgcccagtgTACCAGCCATGCTGTTATGTTCCCCTGTGATCCTTGTGGAACATCCACGCTTCAGTCAGACCTTGCCATCTCAGCATGGTGTATTATCAGCACTGATATAGCAAATCAGGCTCTCGAAGCGCGTATAGACCCCTGGCAATTTGTCCAGCACTTCTGCTGGGATGAGCTATTTGCCTTATGCTCACTGTACCCTGTCACAGTCACTTGCTACCTTACTAGctttcttgtttaatttttgtgaGATAAGATAATTTGAATACAGTACACACAACTATTCTGAAACACTGCTCATCCAAGACCTTTCTGGTTAAGTTTGTGTTCAAGATCTTTATGTTGTTTGTGACATAGTCAGGGGAGTATAGCAAAGTAGGAGATTGCTGACCACATGGGTGTGGAAGTTACATGACCAGAGAAAAGTTTCTGTGATGGCCTCTAAACTGATTTATTCCTCTTATCTTTCAGAGAAAAGGGAGCAGAAAGgcaatatatttttctaaaactaAGAGGATTTTCTTACTAAATGAGTATAATGCTCAGTGCTCTTAACTCTTCTTGGTATCACTAGTGTTAGAGGGTGCTGATCATCTCAGAGAACTGAACCATATTTGCACAACGTTATAAGGATACTGTAATATACTAAAACATACTTTTTTTCAGGGAATTTGCAATGCGAGTCTTCAGGAGCCTTTTTGGCTCAGGCTCTAGGGTAAATATAATACAATGGGCTGCAATATAATAATTGTCAGTCTCAATTCTCCTAACAAAAGCAACTTCAGTAAGGCTGGCAGGGCATGAAGGTCCATTCATGATACCTTAAAAAGATGCTTCAAAAATTTCATCAATGATATGAAGTCTTCAAATGTagtgttttcaaaattaaaggTGTGAAGAAAGGGAAGGTACCTTTTGTTTGCCTTAAAGCTGTTGTGCAGGAAATTAAATTATAGATGGTACAAATTTTTCCTTAATAAAGTATCTTGTATAAATTAACTGTTCAGTTTCATTAGGAGCAGCTCTTAGCTGCCAATGAAATGTTAATATATTCTAAAATGTACTTTCCTTTTAAGCTGATGGCAGGCTGAGATTGTAGATATGCTTATTGAGATATACTTCTAAAACTTCTCGTCCAAGAGTGACTTTATCTTTGGTGTCTGAAGGGTTTGTGAGTCTTTGGAACAGTGTTTATTTGTGGGTTAAATGATGGAAGCTTTAAGGTACCATCAGAATTAGAAAACTGCTTATGAAAATGAgagaataaatacataaaaaaaccTTGACTCAGAATTCGCCTGCCTGTAAACAGAGTCCATAGCCCACAGGAGATGAGGGAGAGTGGTACATGTGTCTGCATTGTGGTGACCAGTTCATCAGTCTAAACTATGTGTTAGATCTTCTTTTGGGCTGTTATGCTGCAGCATATGCTGATTAGAGACACaataggaaggaaaagaaaacccttGAGAAAAGCAATGCCTTTTATGAACAACGTAAAGGTCTGTTCTTCTAAGCaccaaatgaaaatgtttctgtgaatgtcctgttattattatttgggGGGctccttttttgtgtgtgttcgGAGATGGCACTCAGGACCAAagttgaatattttttccttcagagaaaaTGGGATTGAAGTGCacattttttctgcttcccttcAGATTTCCTTCCATGCAGGTAAAAATCATGTCATGGTTCCAGCACATATTTAACAAGGTGGGAAAGTGTATTATGTGGGAGTCTGAATCCAAGAGTGTCAATCTCACTGTAAGCCCTTACTAATTTAATTTGCAAGCTTTATCATAATATACTAAGTAGTAAAGTATTTGTGAATGGGATTATAATATTGGTTGTGATACTTTGATTGGCTTACTGCTTATGACAACAATGGAGAAAttaatctaaaaataaagctgGTTAACACTTTCCCTTGAAAATGATTTTTGGAAAATAACCTCCAAATAACATTTCCAATGTTACTTCTCTATTTGCAGACTGACTAGAATGGACTACAATAATTGTTCTGTGAAAAACATACAACATGTACTTAGTACAATGTTTAATGTTTGTGCAACACTCTGATGATGATGGTAAGTGTTCAGTGTGGTAGATACAGCACATGACTGCACAACCTGTGGAAGtagtaatttaaattaaaaaaaaatcaacatctgGTGTCCTCAGTCTGATTAAAGGACAAGTGTGTTAAGTCACTATGGTTGAATCAAACAGAGAAGCTGTCAAAATCCAAAGCTCACTTGGAAAAACCTAAGTAGGTACAGCTAGGCATataagttttttttcttatgtatcTTTCGCCATACATATAGACTACATTTTGCACTTCAGAAGCGTAGAAGATATTGTAAAAAGCAACATTCCTGACCTTCCAATTATAGTCAGAATTTGCTGGTCAGACAGTTGGTTGATATAATATCACTAGTAAAAAGCATAGTGAACCTAATCCATAGTTAAAATTGGTGTTAGGAGCAGACTGAATTTAAGTTGATGACTATAGTTGAAAGGTTTGACATACTCTATTAGTAATCCACTGAGCATTTCAGTGACTCTCACACCTTGAAAATAATAGCTGGCATAGCTTGACCATCCCCAGGGCATGTGTGCTGAACTCCTATGAGTATCCATTAAACTTCATGACTGCAGAAGCAGTGCAGGGACTCCAAAGTTCTTGGTATTTCTTGATAGACCATGGCTTGGCAGTATAAAGATAAAACCATATTTCTGAgtgtttctggtttgttttgggtttttttaacatattaaGGATCATTAAAAATTATAGTTAATGACATGGGATGAGACCATTTTAGTGTAGCCCCTATTTAGAAGAATAGGAAACTTGTAACATCCATAAAGCAAGGTAAAAACCCTAAAATAAAATAGTCCCCTTGCAAATCTGAGCTTTCagtatattattttttcaactGCATCTTGTGTATCTGTTGGAGTTTTTAAGGTCAAGTATCTGGGCTTCAAGAACTTGTAAATCTGACGTGCTTTGGAGGAAACAGATCAAAGAAGGGGGTTTCAACTGCACCAGGCTGCAGCTTGGCCAGTTCTACAAATTGCGGCAAGTAAGGTAGAAGTATCCCACCAGGTGAGGGGAGTAGCAAAGAAACATAGAACAATGAACACAATAACAGGCTAGAACTGTTTCCTAAGAAAAGTATGGTCAAGTCCTCCAAGGAGCACCTTGCTTATGTTGTTTAAATGTTCAGGCAAATTTTCTGGGTTTGGAAAAATTGCATCAATTTACACCAGCAAATAATTTGGaccatttttaatgttttgcttAGAAACCTACAGATAAAGCAAAAATTACTATTCGATACTCAGTGTGTTTGACAGTACTAGCCAGGGTAGGATAATTACAAGTACTTTTCGTAAAGACTTAGCATTTAAAGATTTCTGGTATATGTGTTCACAGCCTTGtggtttagttttcttttatcttttttcactttcttacCTCTAGCATCTTCTGAAACAATGCTGGAATACAAAACATGCAATGGAGAAACATTATTAACCTTGGCAGCAAAATCTGGCTTTCTGGAAAATGTATGAGTGTTACTGGAAAAGGGTGTTTGTCCCAGTTACCACAAATTACCGGGTGTTTGTCCCAATTACCACAAATTACCAAAGAGAAACTCCACTTCTTATTGGTAATTGCCTCCTCTCTCGAGGTTTAAGCAACATGGATAGCAGTGCTTCCTTTCTGTTAAATACACACCCCAGTACTCCTCTTGGCTTGCGTGGTTTAGATCCTGGTCATCTCTTTAGGTAAAACTAAATGCCCAGCCCCTGGTGAAATCTACTCAGTGTTCAGCTTAGCACTCACCATTCTTTAGGTGATCACCAAGCTGATCTTAAAAGTTGCTCCTTATGTTTTATGTGATTGCTGAGCTACTTCTAAGAAAATGGGACCTATTTTTTTGTTCAAGGTACTTTCTGTGCTATCTTCAGATATTGTAAGACCTTTACCAACTTGATCCTATTTGACCATTTTAAGGTACAACTCCAATACAAGAATAAGTCATTGTACTTATTCTGCAGATCTGGAGGTTAGTGAagatttttacttttatcaTGTGATTTCTTCAGGAGTAggcaggtatttttaaaaacgTCTCATCTTATTTTCATCCTCTCTTGTTCTGAAAACAAGCTTCAACTGCATTTCTAAGTAATACCTCAATCTAAAAAAAGGTGATTTCTTTGGAAGATTTTATGCTGTTGGTAGAATTAAATAAACATTACTATTCATGAGTAATTTAACTATATTAACTTCTAATTTCTGTTAAATGTCCAAACATCTTCATGCTTCTGAAGAGAATCAAACTGGGAAATTAATATTAGAAAATACAATATATAATACAATTATCAGTGTTAAAATATTCAGTTATCTGAATTTTTGTCAGCTTTCATCAGATACTCGTGGTCCAACGCAATGAAAGGATTGACTCCAGTCAAGGGTTCAGTCAGGCTGAGCCTCAGGAGCTGAACTAAACTTTATTAAAATGGTGGTGAACTTTTATAGAGTAGGGCTGGTTTGTGGACAGAGCATGGGCAAAACAAGGGGCTGGAGCAACCATATGTGGGAGAATGGTGCAATGCACCGAAAAGGTGCCAGTCAAGGGATGAGAAGGGAAAGCCACAGGATAACATGAGGGAAGGTTCTAGAAATAATTGGGGAATTACAATCCATGTAACAATTAACATTGATAATTGTAAAAcagtataataataataataataataataataataataataattcttagaaattaatttatttaacaaCAATGTCTGCAGGCTCTGAGTAGTCCATCCAATGCTTGAAGTCTTTTCCAACAGATACTATTACCATATTACCATTTTGAGGCCCTGAGGCATTTCTAAGGGATTCTTCTGTAATACCTTGCTTTATGTTGTTTCAATTCTTTTCAATAATTGTGAGCCTATATAACTTAGCTACTTTCAGCTCTTGCTTTTAGTTAATTCTGTGAAGAGTTAACTAGTGGTGATGAGAAAGGTCTTTCCCCTTATAATAGCAATGTAGTTTCCTAAATATTTCTCTACACAAACTCCTGAAAATGAGGTCTGTGAGCTGCGTATTGTTTCACAGAATCTGTGATGCTTGTTATGTTT from Pithys albifrons albifrons isolate INPA30051 chromosome 3, PitAlb_v1, whole genome shotgun sequence includes these protein-coding regions:
- the NDUFA5 gene encoding NADH dehydrogenase [ubiquinone] 1 alpha subcomplex subunit 5 isoform X2 yields the protein MAGALRKTTGLVGLAVTENPHERLRILYTKILGVLQNIPKDAAYRKYTEQIVNERFDLVKKETDVQKLQDKLNSGQIEEVILQIYMYTSIASYRV
- the NDUFA5 gene encoding NADH dehydrogenase [ubiquinone] 1 alpha subcomplex subunit 5 isoform X3, which translates into the protein MAGALRKTTGLVGLAVTENPHERLRILYTKILGVLQNIPKDAAYRKYTEQIVNERFDLVKKETDVQKLQDKLNSGQIEEVILQSLNQWKGQKRTE
- the NDUFA5 gene encoding NADH dehydrogenase [ubiquinone] 1 alpha subcomplex subunit 5 isoform X1, with product MAGALRKTTGLVGLAVTENPHERLRILYTKILGVLQNIPKDAAYRKYTEQIVNERFDLVKKETDVQKLQDKLNSGQIEEVILQAENELSLARKMIQWRPWEPLVEEPPSDQWRWPI